From one Streptomyces sp. CA-210063 genomic stretch:
- a CDS encoding DUF3052 domain-containing protein, which produces MSATADHAEERTNPAARLGFQPEQVVQEIGYDDDVDQELRESIEEVVGSELVDEDYDDVADAIVLWFRDDDGDLTDVLVDATTYIEEGGSILLLTPKTGRDGYVEPSDISEAATTAGLSASKSVSVGKDWSGSRLVTPKAAKSGKK; this is translated from the coding sequence GTGAGCGCGACCGCGGACCACGCGGAGGAGCGGACGAACCCTGCCGCGAGGCTGGGGTTCCAGCCCGAGCAGGTGGTCCAGGAGATCGGCTACGACGACGATGTCGACCAGGAGCTCCGCGAGTCCATCGAGGAAGTCGTAGGCAGTGAGCTCGTCGACGAGGACTACGACGACGTGGCCGATGCCATCGTCCTGTGGTTCCGCGACGACGACGGCGACCTGACCGACGTACTGGTGGACGCCACCACGTACATCGAGGAGGGTGGCTCGATCCTGCTGCTGACGCCCAAGACCGGGCGGGACGGCTATGTGGAGCCCAGCGACATCTCCGAAGCCGCGACGACCGCGGGGCTGTCCGCGTCGAAGAGCGTCAGCGTCGGCAAGGACTGGAGTGGCAGCCGACTGGTGACGCCGAAGGCGGCGAAGTCCGGCAAGAAGTGA
- a CDS encoding peroxiredoxin produces MAIQVGDKAPDFELKDNHGATVKLSDFRGEKNVVVLFYPFAFTGVCTGELCELRDNLPKFVNDDVQLLAVSNDSIHTLRVFGEQEGLEYPLLSDFWPHGEVSRAYGVFDADKGCAVRGTFIIDKEGVVRWSVVNALPDARDLNEYVAALDTL; encoded by the coding sequence ATGGCGATCCAGGTCGGCGACAAGGCCCCCGACTTCGAACTCAAGGACAACCACGGCGCCACCGTGAAGCTCTCGGACTTCCGGGGCGAGAAGAACGTGGTGGTGCTCTTCTACCCGTTCGCGTTCACCGGCGTCTGCACCGGGGAGCTGTGCGAGCTGCGCGACAACCTGCCGAAGTTCGTGAACGACGACGTACAGCTGCTGGCCGTGTCGAACGACTCGATCCACACGCTGCGGGTCTTCGGGGAGCAGGAGGGCCTTGAGTACCCGCTGCTGTCGGACTTCTGGCCGCACGGCGAGGTCTCCCGGGCGTACGGCGTGTTCGACGCGGACAAGGGCTGCGCGGTGCGCGGCACGTTCATCATCGACAAGGAGGGCGTCGTCCGTTGGTCGGTCGTCAACGCCCTTCCGGACGCCCGCGACCTGAACGAGTACGTCGCCGCCCTCGACACCCTGTGA
- a CDS encoding calcium homeostasis/redox stress adaptation protein: protein MGVSLSKGGNVSLTKEAPGLTAVIVGLGWDIRTTTGTDFDLDASALLLESSGKVSSDANFVFFNNLKSPDGSVEHTGDNLTGEGEGDDEQIKVNLAGVPAEIEKIVFPVSIYDAENRQQSFGQVRNAFIRVANQAGGAEIARYDLSEDASTETAMVFGELYRHGAEWKFRAIGQGYASGLRGIAQDFGVNV from the coding sequence GTGGGAGTCAGCCTCAGCAAGGGCGGCAACGTATCGCTGACCAAGGAGGCACCGGGCCTGACCGCGGTCATCGTCGGTCTTGGGTGGGACATCCGCACCACGACCGGCACCGACTTCGACCTCGACGCCAGTGCTCTGCTGCTGGAATCGTCCGGCAAGGTCAGCAGCGACGCCAACTTCGTCTTCTTCAACAACCTCAAGAGCCCCGACGGCTCGGTCGAGCACACCGGTGACAACCTCACCGGTGAGGGCGAGGGCGACGACGAGCAGATCAAGGTCAATCTCGCGGGCGTCCCGGCAGAGATCGAGAAGATCGTCTTCCCCGTCTCGATCTACGACGCCGAGAACCGTCAGCAGTCCTTCGGCCAGGTCCGCAACGCCTTCATCCGGGTGGCGAACCAGGCCGGCGGTGCCGAGATCGCACGGTACGACCTCTCCGAGGACGCCTCCACCGAGACCGCCATGGTCTTCGGCGAGCTGTACCGGCACGGTGCCGAGTGGAAGTTCCGCGCCATCGGCCAGGGCTACGCCTCGGGCCTGCGCGGTATCGCCCAGGACTTCGGTGTGAACGTCTGA
- a CDS encoding TerD family protein has product MGVTLAKGGNVSLSKAAPNLTQVMVGLGWDVRTTTGAPFDLDASALLCQGGRVLGDEWFVFYNNLKSPEGSVEHTGDNLTGEGDGDDESLIVDLSKVPATVDKIVFPVSIHDAENRGQAFGQVSNAFIRVVNQADGQELARYDLSEDASTETAMIFGEVYRYGGEWKFRAVGQGYASGLRGIALDFGVNVS; this is encoded by the coding sequence ATGGGCGTCACACTCGCCAAGGGAGGCAATGTCTCCCTCTCCAAGGCCGCGCCGAACCTCACTCAGGTGATGGTCGGGCTCGGCTGGGACGTCCGGACCACCACCGGAGCCCCATTCGATCTCGACGCCAGCGCCCTGCTCTGCCAGGGCGGCCGGGTGCTGGGGGACGAGTGGTTCGTCTTCTACAACAACCTCAAGAGCCCCGAGGGCTCGGTCGAGCACACCGGTGACAACCTCACCGGTGAGGGCGACGGCGACGACGAGTCGCTCATCGTCGACCTCTCCAAGGTGCCGGCCACCGTCGACAAGATCGTCTTCCCGGTCTCCATCCATGACGCGGAGAACCGCGGCCAGGCCTTCGGCCAGGTCAGCAACGCCTTCATCCGCGTGGTCAACCAGGCCGACGGCCAGGAACTCGCCCGCTACGACCTCTCCGAGGACGCTTCCACCGAGACCGCGATGATCTTCGGGGAGGTCTACCGCTATGGCGGGGAGTGGAAGTTCCGCGCGGTGGGACAGGGGTACGCGTCCGGTCTGCGGGGCATCGCACTCGACTTCGGAGTCAATGTCTCGTAG